In Alphaproteobacteria bacterium, the following proteins share a genomic window:
- a CDS encoding Xaa-Pro peptidase family protein produces MSLEALGSLDLAKNAPGAGLKDYEGQIDMVALRAYRLGRVREQLRARDYAGIVLYDPINIRYATGTRQMAVWTLHNAARYVFVPTEGPIILWEYNNPGAIMVSAGLETVDEVRPARTWFYFPAAEQAASRARAWGDELATEIRRLSGDNRRVAFDHLDPYGHNVMQELGFEVMDGQQVMERARVIKGPEEMACMNVCMDVCDAGMYRMREALKPGMTENALWSILHQTNIEMGGEWIETRLLTTGGRTNPWFQECGERVIRPGDLVSFDTDLIGPFGYCADVSRTFFCGPGKPSDEQKKLYGLAVDQIAHNCALLKPGVTHREICEKSWKIPNEYAANRYSLLHGVGLCDEYPSIPNVQDIWRLADPEGIVEPGMTLCVESYVGAEGGAEGVKLEQQVLITDNGLEILSTFPYEDAFLS; encoded by the coding sequence ATGAGTTTGGAAGCACTGGGCTCACTCGACCTGGCCAAGAATGCGCCGGGCGCCGGCCTCAAGGATTATGAAGGCCAGATCGACATGGTGGCGCTCCGGGCGTACCGCCTGGGGCGGGTGCGCGAACAGCTCCGCGCCCGCGACTATGCCGGCATCGTTCTCTATGACCCCATCAACATCCGCTACGCCACCGGCACCCGTCAGATGGCGGTGTGGACCCTGCACAACGCGGCGCGCTACGTCTTTGTGCCCACCGAGGGGCCCATCATCCTGTGGGAATACAACAATCCCGGCGCCATCATGGTGTCGGCCGGCCTGGAAACGGTGGACGAGGTGCGGCCGGCCCGCACCTGGTTCTATTTCCCGGCGGCGGAGCAGGCCGCCTCCCGCGCTCGCGCCTGGGGTGACGAGCTGGCGACGGAAATCCGCCGTCTGTCCGGCGACAACCGGCGCGTCGCTTTCGACCATCTCGATCCCTACGGCCACAATGTCATGCAGGAGCTCGGCTTCGAGGTGATGGATGGTCAGCAGGTGATGGAGCGCGCCCGCGTCATCAAGGGGCCGGAGGAGATGGCCTGCATGAATGTGTGCATGGATGTATGCGATGCCGGCATGTACCGCATGCGCGAGGCGCTGAAGCCGGGCATGACTGAAAACGCGCTGTGGTCCATTCTGCATCAGACGAATATCGAAATGGGCGGCGAGTGGATCGAAACCCGTCTGCTGACCACCGGCGGGCGGACCAATCCGTGGTTCCAGGAATGTGGCGAGCGGGTTATCCGGCCGGGCGATCTGGTCAGCTTCGATACCGATCTCATCGGCCCCTTCGGCTATTGCGCCGATGTGAGCCGCACGTTCTTCTGCGGCCCGGGCAAGCCCAGCGACGAACAGAAAAAGCTGTATGGCCTGGCGGTGGACCAGATCGCTCATAACTGCGCCTTGCTGAAACCAGGCGTTACCCACCGGGAAATCTGTGAGAAGAGCTGGAAGATACCTAACGAATACGCCGCCAATCGCTATTCCCTGCTGCACGGGGTCGGCCTCTGCGACGAGTATCCGTCGATCCCCAACGTCCAGGACATCTGGCGCCTGGCCGATCCCGAAGGGATTGTCGAGCCGGGTATGACCTTGTGCGTCGAAAGCTATGTCGGTGCTGAAGGCGGCGCCGAGGGCGTCAAGCTGGAGCAGCAGGTGCTGATCACCGATAACGGCCTGGAGATTCTATCGACCTTCCCCTACGAAGACGCCTTCCTCAGCTAG